The sequence CCCGCTCCCCACCCATAAGGAAGAGACTGGCAGCCCCTTATCCTGTTGCCCACCTATAAGGATAAAGGAGTTTTAGTCCATTTACCCTCAGCCTAACCATAAAGATAAATAGAATTAGTATAAATAGACATCTACCGTTTCTTCTTTATTGAGTCCTTCTTTGTTAGCATCTATTTTTATATAACCATCTGCATAAACAAATGTTGATATCATTGCTGATTCGCCGACTATCGGCTCAGCAATGTGATTCTTTTCAGCAGTTTCAATCAATCGAACCGGGATGTACTCTTCTCTTCCCTTGTCAGAATCCAAATTTCTACTTAACTTTGCTTTAATATTACATTTTATGCTTTTTTCTCTTATACCTATTATCTTCTCTACCAATGGTTTAACAATCACCTGGGTAATGATAAAGGATGATGAAGGGTGACCAGGTAAGCCTAAAATAGATGTACCTTCAACTACTGCAAAAATTGTAGGTTTACCGGGCTTGATCGTAATTCCTTGAGACAATACACCAGGTTTCCCCAAAGAATTCAAGACTTCCACCGTCATGTCTTTAGCTCCTACAGAACTACCTCCAGAGATCAGGATCAAGTCACAATCTAAATTGTTTTTTATATTCTCTCTCAAAAAATCAAATTTATCTGGAATTATCCCAACGTATCTAATTTCTGCACCTACTTCTTCTAATGTTGTTCCTATTGTGTAACTATTTATATCCCTGATTTCACCTACTCCAGGAACACTTTCAGGGGAGATTAATTCGTCTCCTGTAGCAATTACAGCTACTTTCGGTTTTTTATAAACTACAACATCAGTTATTCCGAGGCCTGCTAGAGCTCCTACATCCTGTGGCCTGATTCTGTGGTATTTATTTAAAAGTGCCTTTCCTTTGGAAATATCTTCACCCTTATAAACTACGTTTTCACCCACTCCGACAGAACGATTGATTTCAATCATTTTTTCGCCAACATAATCAACATATTCTACCATAACGACTGCATCTGACCCTTCTGGCAACATTCCACCCGTTGGAATTTTTACAGCCTCACCAGCTTCAACCCTTACCTTTGTTTCTTGCCCCATAAACACTTCACCTTTAACGTTCAAATAGATAGGCATACTTTCCGAGGCACCAAAAGTATCCTCCGCTTTCACAGCGAAACCATCAACAGTTGATCGGCTAAAAGGTGGAAGATCGATGGGAGAAAATAAATCCTCCGCTAAAATTCTCCCATTTGACTCTTTAAAGTTTATCGTTTCTGATGGTAACGAGCCCCTATTTAGGTTTTTATCAACAATTTCCCAAAACATTTCTGGGGTGTTTAAATCCAAGAATTCAGACATACTTAGCCTCCGTCTCTATTTGAATAAACCAAGCTGACAGTACCGAACTTTGATGTTTTGATCATCCAACAATTTCCCGAATTTAGGTAATTTGATATTCAATGCTTTACAGATAGCGTGTGCATTAAAACAACTCACTTGTTCAAAATTAATCTTGAATTTCATACTGTTTCCATCTTTGATTAACTCTTCAAGGTTTTCTTTATCGATTATAATATCGGCTTTACTTTTGGCTTTACTTGCCGATTCTTTTTCTTGTGTATCATCAGAATCAATGTAAAAAACTAAAGTTGGTTTAACAAAATCCAGGATACTGTTTCCTTCAATGATCAAATATTCTATATCCTCATCTAAGAGCTTGCGTGCCCTTCTATAACCTTCCAACAATCCTTCATAATTTGTTTTTAGTAAGATTACATTTTGCGCTCCAGATTCTTTAAAAAGCGAAGTATCTTTACCTTTCTCGTTGATAATTGAAGGATCATCCGTAACTTCTATTTCCTTATTAGTTTTATGGAGAGACGTTTTTATCACTCCAACGTGACAGTTTAAATTCTTTATCATTTGTGAAATTAAAGTAGATTTACCTACATTACTCGATTTTCCACCAACAACAATCGTAACCAAAAAAAATCCCTCCCATCTTAGTAAACATGGACCGCAGAAGCTTTAAATGTAACAAAAACCTTTTTATTTTCTACTAAATTTAACTCTTTCAACGACTGCCTTGTTATGTACACCACCAAAGGAATACCGATATCCACAGTAATATGAACTATAGATAATTGTTCATAAATCTGCTTTATCACTCCAGGGAAAACATTCCTAGCGCTTGAATCAAGAGGTTTTATAGATAACAATATATCTTCAGGTCTGATAGAGATATTAACGTTCCCTTTCTTTTCAGTAACCACCCTTATTTTCAATCCATTTACTGAAACATAGGTATCAGAATCATCATTAATTATTTCTCCTCGAAAAATATTTCTAACCCCTGTAAATCGAGCAACAAAATCAGAATTCGGTTTGTTGAACACATCTTTTGAATCACCATCTTGAACGATCTTCCCATCTTTCATTATAGCGATTTTATCCGCTAAAGAAAATGCTTCATTAAAATCATGTGTTACATGAATTGTAGTAGTCTTGAGCTGTTTATGTAAGTTCTTCAAATCTTCTATAAATTTTTCTTTTGTTTGAGGATCTAATGCACTTAAAGGTTCATCTAACAACAAAATTTGTGGAGAAGTAATTAAAGCCCGTGCAAGAGCTACTCTTTGTTTCTCTCCTCCACTTAGATTCTTCGTTTTTCTTGTGAGTAAATGTTCTATGCGAAAAAGCTCTACTATGTTGTTTAATAGATATCTAATCTCATCTTTTTTAACTCTCCTCGATTTTAATCCAAAAACAATATTCTCTTCCACATTTAGATGTGGAAAGAGCATGTAATCCTGATAAACCATTCCAATATTTCTCTCTTCAGGAGGTAAATTTGTAATTCTTTTCTCACCGATAAACACATCCCCAAAGTCGGGTTTTATTAAACCTGCTATAATCTCAAGAATCACTGTTTTACCTACACCTGTTGGCCCTAAAATCACAAAATACTCATTATTTTCTATATTCAAATTGATATCTTCTAAAGAAAACTTTTTAAATCTCTTCGATATATTCGCGATTTTAATCAAGCTCGTTTTCCCTCTCTCGACCTTCCACTGAATTCTTTCTGTTTATGAGTGTTAAAAAGATAAACACAATGAGACTTGTTATAACCATAATGGCTGCAACGGGGCTCGAATACTTCAATCCAAAGGAAGTAAACCTCTCGTAAATAAGTACCGACGCCGTCATTGGATGATAAGCTAAAATAACAACCGCTCCAAATTCAGATAATCCTCTTGCCCACATCATAAGTGAACCAGAAATTAAATGGTTAAAATTCAAAGGTAGCGATACTTTGAAGAAAGTTCGAGCAGGGGATGAACCCAAACTTCTAGCAACCTTTTCCAATTTAACATCGATAGATTTGAACCCTTCTTTAACTTCATTCACCAAAAAAGGCATACTAACAAACATCATTGCAACAACTATTCCTGCAAATTCGCCAACGAACTCTATTCCAAATATCGAGAAGAACCTTCCTAGAAAAAAATTACGACCAAAAACCATCAAAAGCGCTATACCAGCTGCTGTATGTGGTATTATAACGGGGATATCTATTAAACTTTCAACAAAAGATTTACCAAAAAAATCTTTACGAGCAAGTAGGTAAGCCAAAGGTACCCCTAACAATATGGAAATTAAAGTTGCAACCAACGATGCACTGAAAGTAAGCAATATGGAACTGTAAACTTCTTCTTCTTTTACAGTGTCGATAAGAACTTGCGGTTCAACTCCAAAGATAAGCTTGGCTACTGGGGCAGCTATGAAAAACAACAATAGTATCCCCAAAAAACTAAGTATTAATTCGAACCATGCTTTTTTAATCATTCGCTCCACCTTTTAAGAAGTCTTGAATCTCGTAAGGAGCTTTTTCAATGTTTACACCTTCTGGGGGATTAATTGGCGGTTGCCCATTTTCTTCCATGATGGCTTGTCCTTGTTGGCCAATGACGAATTTAATGAAAGCAATTGCTCCCTGTGGATTTGGAGCGTTCTTAGGAATGGTTAAAGCATATACCATAGGTTGCCCTACTTGCGTTATCATCTCACCTGGCTCTTTACCCGTTACATCAAAAGAAGCTGTTGCATAAAAATCGGCATATTTTGTACTTTTTAAATTAATTTGTTCTGGTAATTCCACGTAGGGCATTTGATGTTGCAATGCTACAGATTTATAAATGAAAATATAATCCAGTTCTCCTGCCTCTAATAATGCAATTAAATCTGTTTCTTTTGGTCTAACGTTTTTTGGTGGACAGTTATCAGCAAGTTTTTGATATAGATTATCCACTCCATAATATTTTTCTGCTAATTTCCAAACAATCTGACTTCTGTATCCACAAGGATCAGCATTTGGATCCGAATGACCGTACTCAACATCTGGGCGCAAAAGAATCTCATACCAATTGTCAGAATTAATCTCATCTTTGTAACGAGAATCTTCTGTGTACATTATTACCATCTCGTTGTTGGCAAAATTTATGTACCATTCTGTATACTTTGGGACCATCAGATTTTCGATGACGGTATAATCCGCAGAACCTATAACGTCCGCTTCTCTTTCAAGATCGGTAACCTTTCTAACAGCTTCTCTACTTCCCGCTGCTTCCCTAATAACATCTGTTCCTGGATACTGGCTTTCAAACGCTTTTTCAATTTGTGCAAAGGGAACGCTTAAAGACCCTGCATGGAAAACTATAATCTCCCCGCTAATCTCTTCACCCATCATCATCGTCCCAATTAAAAAAACAAATAACATAAATGTGTACTTATAAAAGCTTTTCATTATTTCCTCTCCTCTTATCTAAATTTTTTTATCTGAGTTTATAAACTCTAAAACTAATTTATCCAATCTCTACTGTGCAATCAACCTAGAAGATTGAGGAAAGGAGAACAGCTTAAAAAAATAATGACATTACAAAATAAAAAAACCGGCGTGTGAAGACACCGGTTCATAATGTGTCTCCTTTCCTAATGCGGGAGGCATAGAAGTTTCCTTCTATACCCTATCGTCTAAGTCACCATAGAATAAATTCCTTAGGTAACATAGATCGAAGACATAATAAAATGTATATGAAAAAAAAATTGTTTTCAAAAGAACTCGAATATTAAAGTTATATATTCACAACTTCTCTCGTAGGAGCTTTAAACATCGAATAACTTAACGCACCTTTTATTGCTTCATTCAATAGATGGCTTACATCCCATTGATTTTTCATCGCTGCTAAATAAACTCCAGGATTTAGAACGTCTCCAACAAAGACAAAACCAACAAGTTTGCCATCTCTCACCAGGATTTTGTGGTAACTTCTGCTTTCTTTTTCCTTATAAACATCGTATGCATCTTCTTTACTAATACCCCCAGTGAAAACAACTTCTCCAAATAAATTGACTATGTTTCTAGATACTTCTTTGGGATATTTCCAAGAATAACCTACCATATTGGTGGCAGCTATCCTTGACTGTTCCATCGCAACAGGCCACAAGGCATGCATTTCATATTCATCTGAAATTAGATCTTTGGTTTCTGTTACGTCTCCTGCTGCATAAACATCTTTAACAGAGGTTTCCAGATATTCGTTTACTAAGATGCCAGTGTCACATTTAATAGGCGTTTTTTCGAGAAAATCTATACTAGGCCTAACTCCTTTTCCAACAACTACACAACTACCTTGAATTATTTTGCCTGATGTAAGAAAGACGTTTGCGTGATCTCCTTTTTCTTGAACCTTCGTTATGCTTTCACCCGTGATTAACTCCATTCCGTTTTCTATTGCCCTTTCGGCAATAAATTCAGAGCCTTCTTCATCAACAATCTGAGACAACATCCTAGACGATCTTATAACAAAAGTAGCAGGTATCTTTAGTTCTGCTAAGGCATCAGCAATTTCAGAATTAACTAATCCAGCACCAGAAAGTATAACTCTTTTAACGTCACTTTTTTTCAACTTATCTTTCAATTTATCCATATCTGAAAGATTTCGCACCGTTAGCACTAGCGGAGATCCTTCTAATTCCATATCCGGAACATATGGTTCCGCCCCCGTTGCTATCAACAATTTATCGTAGGAAAATGTTTTGTTTTTTACAGTTTCTACCTTTTTTCTTTCAATGTCAAGTTTGACAACCCTTTGCCCCAGTAGAAGTTTAGCCTTAGATGGATGGGGAAGAAACAGATAATCTCTTTTTTTTAACTTATTTGATAATAAATAAGGTAGAGACATTTTACTATAGGGAAATACTTCTTCAGCGGATAATATAGTTATTTCTCCTTGAGGATCCAACGATTCTAATGTTCGAGCAGCGTTTAAGCCGGCTGCACTAGCTCCAACGATAACGTATTTCATTTTAAAATCTGGACCTCCAATGCTTTAAGTTTTTCATCCGTGGGAACACTGTCTTTATTCCATCCTCTTAACTGATAGTACTCATCCAACATCTTTCCAAGATCTTCTACATGGCCTTTTGAAGGACCTGTTTTGATAGGTTCGCTTAATATTCTTGGTGGTAAGGTATCATCCTTTCTCGTAAAGCCTGCTTTTAGATTGAAAAGCTTTTCAATATTCCAAATTCTTTCTCCAATTTTCATGAACTCTTGGGCATCTATTGAAAAACCTGTTGCAGTAGACACCATCTCGGCCAACTCATTAGCACTGAGGCCAAAAGTCGTAAACAAACATATTCCAGAAGAATCAAGTGCAGCTGTCAGATCTTGTAAAGTTTTAATTATAGCTGCTTTACCTTCATAAGCGTACTGATCGGCATCTCCCAATACTTCTACGGCTGTTCCATATCCTCTGACATGGCAAGCACCACGATTACTAGTAGCATATTCTAAACCCATACCTTTGATAGCCCTTGGATCGTAAGCTGGGAACTCTTGTTTCTTTGCCGACATAGAAAGTTCCGGATGACCATAATGTTCCGCTAGACGATAGGAACCTTGAGCTAACAATTTACCAAAATCTCCTTCTTGCTTGCATGCCAATTCTACAGCTTTTAACATAGCTTCTCCTGAGCCAAATCTAAGTTCAAAGGGGGCATCTTCCTTGGGCATATATCCTTTTTCGTACAGTTCCATCGCACAAGCGACTGTTGAACCCATAGAGATAGTATCGATTCCATATTTGTCACAAAGATGATTTGCACTTATCACCGCATCAAGGTCTGAAACACCACACATTGCTCCGAATGACCAAACTGATTCGTATTCTGGACCTCCCCCAATACTACCTTTATATGGTCCACTTTTTACTACCGTTACTCTACCACAAGCTATAGGACACTCCGCGCATCCTTCATTTCTAATTAAATTTTTCTCCCTTAGTGTTTCTCCACTGATTTTATTTGCCTCTGGAAAATAAGCATCTTGGGCATTATGAGTTGGAAATGCACCAACACCATTGATAACATTTACCAACATTGCGGTACCTAACATTGCAGCTCCTTGCCCAGCAAAGGCGTCTTTACTCAAAATATCTCTGGCCTTATAAATTGCTTTCATAAAAGCTTCAGGATCAGCTACTGTAGTATCTTCATTACCTCTGACGGCTATACCTTTTAAATTCTTGCTTCCAACTGCCGCACCAACCCCAGTCCTTCCAGAAGCTCTATGACCATTGAACATTACGCTAGAGATACGAGATAATTTCTCACCTGCTGGCCCAATCGTCATGGTTTCAGCCAAGGGATGTGTTTGTCCTCTGATTAGTTCATCACTTTCGTCAGCCAATTTTCCCCATATTTCCTTTGCAGATCTGATTTCTACTTTACCTTTGTTAATCCATATATAAACAGGTTCAGCTGATTTCCCTTCTACAACTATCATATCGTATCCTGCATGTTTCAAAGCGGGTCCAAAATGTCCACCTGCATTAGAACACGCAATAGCTCCATTCAAAGGACCTTTTGTGATTACCATAGTTCTTCCAGAAGAAGGAGCTAATGTTCCATCTAAAGGACCTGTGGCAAAAATGACCTTATTTTCTTCAGAGAGAGGATCTACCTTCGGATCTATTTCTTCCAACAACAAGCGAGTTCCATACCCTCTGCCTCCTAAGTATTTCTGAGCCCATTCTTCATTCAATGCTTCACTTTTTACCTCTTTGGTTGTTAAGTTTACTCTCAATAAATTACCTTTGAATCCACCTTTTATCATATTAAGCTCCCCCCTTTACTAAATCTTTCGCTATTTCTTTAAGGCGGGTGGCAGTTTCCTGTACTTTCACATTTGTGATATCTTCTACTTCTTCGTAAGACAAAGCACCTGGATAGCACACCTTAATACACGCTGGATCTCCACCACAGTTATCGCATTTTATAACCTCTTTGCCTGTATGATCCAATTTTATGGATCCCCATGGACATGCTACGATACACTGTTTACATCCGATACATTTTTCCTTGTTAAGTTCTACCACACCTGTTTCAGGGTTCTTAGTCAATGCAGAAGTAGGACATACTTCTTCACAATACGCTCTCTCACATTGCAGACAAACACTTGGAACGAAGGTTAAATCTTCCCAAAATTCATTTACTTTGATTCGAGAGTCAAGGGGGTTAAACTTTCCCGTATGCTCAAAAGAACAAGCATACTCACATGCCCTACATCCCGTGCACTTTGCCTGATCCAACATCAATACTTTCATGTACACTCCTCCTTTGGTAGTTTTAGGATGTTAACTAAACTGTATTTACTTGAAAAAAACAAAAACATTGTTACATTAAAACCCAGCTTTTTGAAAATTTATATTGTAATTATTTTAACTCTTATGTTAAAAAATGTCAATTCGATTTATTGACAATTAGAAGCGTCTAGGGGAGATTATTTTCAATTAGAAGGCAATTCCTTTTAAATGAGTGCTTTTCTTAATCTTATCTTGAAAAACAAGGATTAATAGAGGAATGAAAGTCTTATTTTTCATTGAAGGTTAATTATTTCAACGGAATAATCCTTTAAATCTATGAGTAGTAACTTGTTGTCGAGGGTATCTTTCCTTCCAGTTATTACTTTAATCGCTTCTATTACTTGAAGAGATGCCATAATCGATACTACAGGTGAGACAACAGAAACCTTTTCCTTTGTTGTATCTACTTCTCCGAATATATCTTTTAAAGACAAAGTTCTACCCGGTATTATAGTTGTCAATTGACCATACCATTGATTAACCCCTGCATGTATATAAGGAACGTTGGATTCCCAAGCAAGTTGTTCCAGAATATATCTCGTTTCGAAATTATCAAGAGCGTCTAATATGACGTTCACATCTTTTGATATTTTACTCTTTTTTGAAATTTTTTCTACCTTTGTTTCTATTATCGTAGGCAAATTAAAAGATTCAAGAATTTTTTTAGCTTGATCAACTTTGTATTCACCAATGCTATCCATCCCATATAGTACTTGACGATTTAGGTTAGAAGGTTCAACCTTATCATAATCCACCAAATATATTTTTTTTACACCAACCCTTTGTAATTCCAACGCCTGGTGGGTTCCAAGTCCTCCAGCTCCTCCAATATAAACAACAGCTTGTTTTAACTTTAAAGCCTCCTCTTCTGAGAACAACACTTTTTGTCTTTCCAAGTAATCCATATCATCCTCCTCCAGAAGGCGGAAAAATTGTTATTTCATCTTTATTTTCTACCAACGTATCGAGCCCTTGTAAATGGCGAACATTTCTTCCATTTAATAATATAATCGTACCGCTTTTAAGTTCCTCATCTTTTAGTAGTTTTCTACTAAAATAATTATCGAATTCTTGATCCAATAATTTCATTATTTCTTTAATGGTTTTCGATTCTGATAATTGGTAATCAACTTCATCCTTTTTCAAGTCAAACTTTATAAGGGAAAAGAATTTTATTTTCAAATCTTTTCACTCCTTTCTAGATTCATTTCTATTTTTTCAACATCTTCCTTATAATTTATATTGAAAAACAATTTCTCCGGCTCTCCAATTTCCCTTATCACGGTTTCCTTTATTATTCTAACGTTTACTTGAGGGAAAAAACTCTTCAACTTTAATTGATTCCTTTTTAGTGAATCACTGATAAAAGGCAAACATTTTTTGCTATAAACAGCAGCAAGTGGCTCAAGGTAAGAGTTGTACGCGGGTACAAGAAGGTCATAATCTTTCTTTTGTAACTTCACAAATTCAAAAAACTCTCTTGTCAAAAAGGGCATATCACAGGCTGTTAAAAAGTTGTACTCGCTATCAGAACAGATTAAACCGGTAAGTAAACCGCCTAATGGACCTTTATTTGGTATTATATCCTCACAAAAAAATACACCTTGCAAAAAAGTATACTCTTTTACGTTCCCTATTATGTATACTTTTTCAAATACATTTTTTAGACCTTGGACGATCTGTTCTATCAAAGGTTTACCGTTAATTGTTTCCATTGCTTTATTAGTTCCAAATCTGCTACTCTTGCCTCCTGATAGAAGTAAAGCGTTCATCAATTAAAACCTCTCTTTGTGAACTTCTTTTTTCAGCCTTCTCCAAATTAACTGGGGTTATTTTTAATTCAGGTATCTTTGCTTTTAAATCATAAACACGATTGGTAAGTCTATTGGCTGGACTTTCCGCATAGTGAAAAGGCATGAAAAGTTGGCCAGGTTTAACTCTTTCTCCAACTTTTGCGTAGGTTTCAACTGTTCCTTGAGACGAAGTTATCCTAACTTTTTCTTTGTCTTTGATCCCCAATTTTCTTGCATCTTCTATATTTATCTCAACGTAAGCGTCTGGTTCATGCTTGTCAATGGAATAGGATCGCCTGGTCATTGTACCCGTATGAAAATGGTATAACATCCTTCCTGTCATTAATATAAAATTGTACTTTTCATCAGCTTTTTTTTCTGGCAGAGTAAACTCAACTGGAAAAAATTTGCCTTTCCCGCGAGAAAAACTATCTTTATGCAAATATTTTGTACCTGGATGATTACTATCAGGACAAGGCCATTGCAAACCTTCTTTTTCCAATCGCTCATAACTTATTCCACCATATAATTTTGATACTCGTGCAATCTCATCCATGATTTCAGAAGGAGAATTATATTTCATTTCATAACCCATTTTATTAGCCAAAGTAGTTAATATCTCCCAATCTGCTTTAGCCCTTCCAGGAGAATTGATAGCTTTTCTTACCCTTTGTATGCGTCGTTCGGTATTTGTAAACGTACCTTCTTTTTCGGCAAATGATGCGGCTGGCAAAACTACGTCTGCAAACTGTGCAGTTTCAGTCAAGAAAATATCCTGGACTATTAAAAAATTCAAACTTTCTAGGGCTTTTTTAATATGTTCCTGATCAGGATCAGACAAAAAGGGATTCTCACCCATTATGTAGAGAGCCTTTACCTTTTTACCAGCTTCTTCGAACATTTCTGTTAAAGTCAATCCTTCTCTATCAGTTAACTTTACACCCCAATAATTCTCAAACTTTTCTTTAATTTTGGGATCACTGACTTTTTGATAACCAGGATAAACATCAGGTAAAGCCCCTACATCACAAGCACCTTGCACGTTATTTTGTCCCCTTAATGGATTGACTCCTGTGCTTTCAAAACCAACGTTCCCAGTTAAGAGTGCAAGATTCGTAAGAGAAAGTACGTTATTGGTTCCGTATTTATGTTGAGTTATTCCCATTGCAAAATATATGGCTGCCTTTTCAGCAGAACCATACATTTTTGCAGCTTCGATTATCTTATC is a genomic window of Petrotoga miotherma DSM 10691 containing:
- the glp gene encoding gephyrin-like molybdotransferase Glp produces the protein MSEFLDLNTPEMFWEIVDKNLNRGSLPSETINFKESNGRILAEDLFSPIDLPPFSRSTVDGFAVKAEDTFGASESMPIYLNVKGEVFMGQETKVRVEAGEAVKIPTGGMLPEGSDAVVMVEYVDYVGEKMIEINRSVGVGENVVYKGEDISKGKALLNKYHRIRPQDVGALAGLGITDVVVYKKPKVAVIATGDELISPESVPGVGEIRDINSYTIGTTLEEVGAEIRYVGIIPDKFDFLRENIKNNLDCDLILISGGSSVGAKDMTVEVLNSLGKPGVLSQGITIKPGKPTIFAVVEGTSILGLPGHPSSSFIITQVIVKPLVEKIIGIREKSIKCNIKAKLSRNLDSDKGREEYIPVRLIETAEKNHIAEPIVGESAMISTFVYADGYIKIDANKEGLNKEETVDVYLY
- the wtpC gene encoding tungstate ABC transporter ATP-binding protein WtpC, coding for MIKIANISKRFKKFSLEDINLNIENNEYFVILGPTGVGKTVILEIIAGLIKPDFGDVFIGEKRITNLPPEERNIGMVYQDYMLFPHLNVEENIVFGLKSRRVKKDEIRYLLNNIVELFRIEHLLTRKTKNLSGGEKQRVALARALITSPQILLLDEPLSALDPQTKEKFIEDLKNLHKQLKTTTIHVTHDFNEAFSLADKIAIMKDGKIVQDGDSKDVFNKPNSDFVARFTGVRNIFRGEIINDDSDTYVSVNGLKIRVVTEKKGNVNISIRPEDILLSIKPLDSSARNVFPGVIKQIYEQLSIVHITVDIGIPLVVYITRQSLKELNLVENKKVFVTFKASAVHVY
- a CDS encoding ABC transporter permease, encoding MIKKAWFELILSFLGILLLFFIAAPVAKLIFGVEPQVLIDTVKEEEVYSSILLTFSASLVATLISILLGVPLAYLLARKDFFGKSFVESLIDIPVIIPHTAAGIALLMVFGRNFFLGRFFSIFGIEFVGEFAGIVVAMMFVSMPFLVNEVKEGFKSIDVKLEKVARSLGSSPARTFFKVSLPLNFNHLISGSLMMWARGLSEFGAVVILAYHPMTASVLIYERFTSFGLKYSSPVAAIMVITSLIVFIFLTLINRKNSVEGRERENELD
- the wtpA gene encoding tungstate ABC transporter substrate-binding protein WtpA, producing MKSFYKYTFMLFVFLIGTMMMGEEISGEIIVFHAGSLSVPFAQIEKAFESQYPGTDVIREAAGSREAVRKVTDLEREADVIGSADYTVIENLMVPKYTEWYINFANNEMVIMYTEDSRYKDEINSDNWYEILLRPDVEYGHSDPNADPCGYRSQIVWKLAEKYYGVDNLYQKLADNCPPKNVRPKETDLIALLEAGELDYIFIYKSVALQHQMPYVELPEQINLKSTKYADFYATASFDVTGKEPGEMITQVGQPMVYALTIPKNAPNPQGAIAFIKFVIGQQGQAIMEENGQPPINPPEGVNIEKAPYEIQDFLKGGAND
- a CDS encoding NAD(P)/FAD-dependent oxidoreductase, which codes for MKYVIVGASAAGLNAARTLESLDPQGEITILSAEEVFPYSKMSLPYLLSNKLKKRDYLFLPHPSKAKLLLGQRVVKLDIERKKVETVKNKTFSYDKLLIATGAEPYVPDMELEGSPLVLTVRNLSDMDKLKDKLKKSDVKRVILSGAGLVNSEIADALAELKIPATFVIRSSRMLSQIVDEEGSEFIAERAIENGMELITGESITKVQEKGDHANVFLTSGKIIQGSCVVVGKGVRPSIDFLEKTPIKCDTGILVNEYLETSVKDVYAAGDVTETKDLISDEYEMHALWPVAMEQSRIAATNMVGYSWKYPKEVSRNIVNLFGEVVFTGGISKEDAYDVYKEKESRSYHKILVRDGKLVGFVFVGDVLNPGVYLAAMKNQWDVSHLLNEAIKGALSYSMFKAPTREVVNI
- a CDS encoding aldehyde ferredoxin oxidoreductase family protein yields the protein MIKGGFKGNLLRVNLTTKEVKSEALNEEWAQKYLGGRGYGTRLLLEEIDPKVDPLSEENKVIFATGPLDGTLAPSSGRTMVITKGPLNGAIACSNAGGHFGPALKHAGYDMIVVEGKSAEPVYIWINKGKVEIRSAKEIWGKLADESDELIRGQTHPLAETMTIGPAGEKLSRISSVMFNGHRASGRTGVGAAVGSKNLKGIAVRGNEDTTVADPEAFMKAIYKARDILSKDAFAGQGAAMLGTAMLVNVINGVGAFPTHNAQDAYFPEANKISGETLREKNLIRNEGCAECPIACGRVTVVKSGPYKGSIGGGPEYESVWSFGAMCGVSDLDAVISANHLCDKYGIDTISMGSTVACAMELYEKGYMPKEDAPFELRFGSGEAMLKAVELACKQEGDFGKLLAQGSYRLAEHYGHPELSMSAKKQEFPAYDPRAIKGMGLEYATSNRGACHVRGYGTAVEVLGDADQYAYEGKAAIIKTLQDLTAALDSSGICLFTTFGLSANELAEMVSTATGFSIDAQEFMKIGERIWNIEKLFNLKAGFTRKDDTLPPRILSEPIKTGPSKGHVEDLGKMLDEYYQLRGWNKDSVPTDEKLKALEVQILK
- a CDS encoding 4Fe-4S dicluster domain-containing protein, coding for MKVLMLDQAKCTGCRACEYACSFEHTGKFNPLDSRIKVNEFWEDLTFVPSVCLQCERAYCEEVCPTSALTKNPETGVVELNKEKCIGCKQCIVACPWGSIKLDHTGKEVIKCDNCGGDPACIKVCYPGALSYEEVEDITNVKVQETATRLKEIAKDLVKGGA
- a CDS encoding HesA/MoeB/ThiF family protein is translated as MDYLERQKVLFSEEEALKLKQAVVYIGGAGGLGTHQALELQRVGVKKIYLVDYDKVEPSNLNRQVLYGMDSIGEYKVDQAKKILESFNLPTIIETKVEKISKKSKISKDVNVILDALDNFETRYILEQLAWESNVPYIHAGVNQWYGQLTTIIPGRTLSLKDIFGEVDTTKEKVSVVSPVVSIMASLQVIEAIKVITGRKDTLDNKLLLIDLKDYSVEIINLQ
- a CDS encoding MoaD family protein, coding for MKIKFFSLIKFDLKKDEVDYQLSESKTIKEIMKLLDQEFDNYFSRKLLKDEELKSGTIILLNGRNVRHLQGLDTLVENKDEITIFPPSGGG
- a CDS encoding molybdenum cofactor guanylyltransferase, with protein sequence MNALLLSGGKSSRFGTNKAMETINGKPLIEQIVQGLKNVFEKVYIIGNVKEYTFLQGVFFCEDIIPNKGPLGGLLTGLICSDSEYNFLTACDMPFLTREFFEFVKLQKKDYDLLVPAYNSYLEPLAAVYSKKCLPFISDSLKRNQLKLKSFFPQVNVRIIKETVIREIGEPEKLFFNINYKEDVEKIEMNLERSEKI